A genomic region of Oryza glaberrima chromosome 1, OglaRS2, whole genome shotgun sequence contains the following coding sequences:
- the LOC127760450 gene encoding protein NUCLEAR FUSION DEFECTIVE 4-like, with product MSSPSSAHWLSLVGSIWLQTINGPNSDFPVYSSQLKELKSISQVQLNFLAFASDAGKLFGWFSGVAALYLPLWVVAFVGAAFGLVGYGIQYMFLDSSGLRYWHLFLLTALAGNGICWINTVSYLLCINNFASSSRVAVSLATSYLGLSAKVYTSLAETFPGLANSKTKTYLLLNAVVPLFVTVMVAPSLRVFDLKSAAASSDAAFLVMFAITLATGACAVVGSIGSTANGLSSKEHMISLGVLLATPILIPVGLKIRETLTKIRETQRENRIHDLGTDESESVESVVVIDVAADANAEVAKEEDAVVKKPQEEVGGLRLLKSPDFWLYFFSYMFSGTLGLVFLNNLGQIAESRGIGQTSTLVSLSSSFGFFGRLLPAFMDYYSAKSGYSISRTGSMASLMAPMAGAFFLLLNQRDFFLYLATAVIGTCTGAITSVAVSATRELFGTKNFGVNHNVVVANIPVGSLCFGYFAAFLYQREAGARGTLTCSGAGCYRETFAIWGTTCAVGTLLCAALYARSRNFAGRLPVRIPSCLARLANLV from the exons ATGTCTTCCCCTTCCTCGGCCCATTGGCTGAGCTTGGTAGGAAGTATCTGGCTCCAGACCATCAACGGCCCCAACTCCGACTTCCCGGTGTACTCGTCGCAGCTCAAGGAGCTCAAGAGCATCAGCCAGGTGCAGCTCAACTTCCTCGCCTTCGCGTCCGACGCGGGCAAGCTCTTCGGATGGTTCTCCGGGGTGGCGGCGCTGTACCTGCCACTTTGGGTCGTCGCGTTCGTCGGAGCCGCGTTCGGGCTCGTTGGCTATGGCATCCAGTACATGTTCTTGGACAGCTCCGGCCTCCGGTACTGGCATCTCTTCCTGCTCACCGCGCTGGCCGGGAATGGCATCTGCTGGATCAACACCGTCTCCTACCTCCTCTGCATCAACAACTTCGCGTCGAGCAGCCGCGTCGCGGTGAGCCTCGCCACCAGCTACCTCGGCCTCAGCGCCAAGGTGTACACCAGCCTGGCCGAGACGTTCCCGGGGCTGGCCAACTCCAAGACGAAGACGTACCTCCTCCTCAATGCCGTCGTGCCGCTGTTCGTCACCGTCATGGTGGCGCCGTCCCTCAGGGTGTTCGACCTcaagagcgcggcggcgagctcggacgCGGCATTCCTCGTCATGTTCGCGATCACGCTCGCCACGGGCGCCTGCGCGGTGGTCGGCAGCATCGGCTCGACGGCGAACGGGCTGTCCTCCAAGGAGCACATGATCAGCCTCGGCGTGCTGCTGGCCACCCCGATCCTCATCCCGGTGGGGCTCAAGATCCGCGAGACCCTGACCAAGATACGGGAGACGCAGCGGGAGAACAGGATCCATGACCTCGGCACCGACGAGTCGGAGTCCGTGGAGagcgtcgtcgtcatcgacgtcgccgccgacgcaaACGCCGAGGTTGccaaggaggaggacgccgtggTGAAGAAGCCCCAAGAGGAGGTCGGCGGCCTCCGGCTGCTGAAAAGCCCGGACTTCTGGCTCTATTTTTTCAGCTACATGTTCAGTGGCACCCTCGGCTTGGTCTTCCTCAACAACCTCGGTCAGATCGCCGAGTCGCGAGGAATCGGGCAGACTTCCACTCTGGTCTCGCTCTCGTCTTCGTTTGGATTCTTCGGCCGTCTTCTCCCGGCGTTCATGGACTACTACTCCGCGAA AAGTGGCTACTCCATATCGAGGACGGGGTCCATGGCGTCGCTGATGGCGCCCATGGCGGGGGCCTTCTTCCTGCTGCTCAACCAGCGGGACTTCTTCCTGTACCTGGCCACGGCGGTGATCGGGACGTGCACGGGCGCCATCACGTCGGTGGCGGTGTCGGCGACGCGCGAGCTGTTCGGCACCAAGAACTTCGGCGTCAACCACAACGTCGTGGTGGCCAACATCCCCGTCGGCTCCCTGTGCTTCGGCTACTTCGCCGCGTTCCTCTACCAGCGGGAGGCCGGCGCCCGCGGCACGCTCACCTGCTCCGGCGCCGGCTGCTACCGCGAGACGTTCGCCATCTGGGGCACGACGTGCGCCGTCGGGACGCTGCTCTGCGCCGCGCTCTACGCGCGGTCCCGCAATTTTGCCGGGAGGCTACCTGTAAGGATACCGTCCTGCCTCGCCCGCTTAGCTAACCTTGTGTAG
- the LOC127771715 gene encoding EP1-like glycoprotein 3, with product MAMAPRCTLSVLLPVALLLCTAIASPDFPLGKNFTVPLYYQQPADLAVTTTTVLNASHGAPLRPGVAAAISVVAGTGGLEGLSMCSLVVLLGNVTVWASDHDGGRFLVRGFCRLELTVDGDLRLTDAAGTVGWSSATAGRRAKVLRLTRSGNLRLLDAKNQYVWQSFDKPADKLLRGQRIGVPSYLTAPVTMIGSAFFSLELKERSITANFNVGIKRYTYWELTPRHNRSVAFAEMDVLGLRLLDRQRRPVAQISPAIEAQVSFLALGEDGNLGMYFYDSHDMKFGPSYEALGFCELPLACGLRGVCSAAGECDDFSTYGVHPAPAAHRHSACNATTVADRHYMAVMEGVTMAIRPASPPTANVTMRQCADSCLRDCSCAAALYVLAAVADHGGACSRYEMTAGAREVIGGGHRHNYLYLVKAPRTRDSEHEHGDDDGAVSRVLTRILIGFGTLDVIGLCALTWLCAYYCIYLRDIPVLDDKDDEEADDGGGEAARRGDAVSQSPPTNSEPVIELN from the exons atggccatggccccCCGGTGCACCTTGTCCGTGCTGCTCCCGGTTGCGCTCCTCCTCTGCaccgccatcgcgtcgccggaTTTCCCTCTCGGCAAAAACTTCACCGTGCCTTTGTACTACCAGCAGCCGGCCGACCTCGCCGTGACGACGACCACGGTGCTCAACGCGTCGCACGGCGCGCCGCTGCGGcctggcgtcgccgccgccatcagcgTCGTGGCCGGCACGGGAGGCCTGGAAGGGCTGTCCATGTGctccctcgtcgtcctcctgggCAACGTCACGGTCTGGGCCTCGGACCACGACGGCGGGAGGTTCTTGGTGCGGGGCTTCTGCCGGCTCGAGCTCACGGTGGACGGCGATCTGCGGCTGACGGACGCCGCCGGGACCGTCGGGTGGTCGTCCGCCACGGCAGGGCGACGCGCAAAG GTTCTGCGTCTGACCCGGAGTGGCAACCTCCGTCTCCTGGACGCCAAGAACCAATATGTATGGCAAAGTTTCGACAAACCAGCCGACAAACTGCTACGCGGCCAGCGCATCGGGGTGCCCTCCTACCTCACCGCGCCGGTGACAATGATCGGCTCCGCGTTCTTCTCCTTGGAGCTCAAAGAGCGCTCGATCACTGCCAACTTCAACGTTGGGATTAAGAGGTACACATACTGGGAGCTCACTCCGCGCCATAACCGGAGCGTGGCATTTGCGGAGATGGACGTGCTGGGGCTGAGGTTGCTGGACCGTCAACGGCGACCGGTCGCGCAGATCTCGCCGGCGATCGAGGCGCAGGTCAGCTTCTTGGCGCTCGGAGAAGACGGCAACCTGGGCATGTACTTCTACGACAGCCATGACATGAAGTTCGGGCCGTCGTACGAGGCGCTCGGGTTCTGCGAGCTTCCCCTCGCCTGCGGCCTCCGCGGGgtctgctccgccgccggcgaatgCGACGACTTCTCCACCTACGGTGTccatccggcgccggcggcgcaccGCCACAGTGCCTGCAACGCGACCACCGTCGCCGACCGGCACTACATGGCGGTGATGGAAGGCGTCACCATGGCGATCaggcccgcctcgccgccgacggccaaCGTGACGATGCGGCAGTGCGCGGACTCCTGCCTGCGCGActgctcctgcgccgccgcgctctacGTGCTGGCGGCCGTGGCCGACCACGGCGGCGCGTGCTCGCGCTACGAGATGACGGCGGGGGCCCGGGAGGTGATCGGCGGGGGCCACCGGCACAACTACCTGTACCTGGTGAAGGCTCCAAGAACGAGAGACTCTGAGCACGAgcacggagacgacgacggcgccgtgaGCCGCGTGCTCACCAGGATCCTGATCGGCTTCGGCACGCTCGACGTGATTGGCCTGTGCGCACTTACATGGCTGTGTGCGTACTACTGCATCTATCTCCGCGACATCCCGGTCCTCGACGAcaaggacgacgaggaggctgACGATGGAGGAGGGGAAGCAGCCCGGCGAGGAGACGCCGTGTCGCAAAGTCCTCCTACCAACAGTGAACCTGTAATAGAATTGAACTGA
- the LOC127760457 gene encoding TOM1-like protein 6 — translation MHPAGAVVAPAAGAPARAAPRVEKATSHLLMGPDWAVNLEICDIINADVWQTKDVVKAVKKRLQNKDPKVQFYALTLLETMMKNCGEYVQLEVAEQHVLQEMVKIIQKKNDMLVRDKILLLLDSWQEAFGGPGSKYPQYHFAYLEVKRIGAVFPRRPIDAPPIFTPPATHTSQSYGSPRYEAGSLNEIMSSDVETLSLGDLNNIRNVTELLCDMVHALNPSDHMAVKDEIITDLVSQCRSNQQKLMQFVSSTGNEQLLKQGLEINDRLQNIISKYDIMASSTHLAVEAPPADNVEAPKEDPAEKPSAPPISTLEEEEEEDEFTRLAQRKNKSVMTSDDSLSSTGDLALVPIDMESSESSSSVASNALVPVDPALVSSSPQTKEQDMIDLLSLTLCSPTHEASTDSSTQGPNGPQQPAVTDGQHNPSGVPQYPSNHQSHPINQEYIPQNRNYVAPWAQSGQYYPAPPWAAPPSVNSNPFQSATYQEQPPPVGSVSSTYSAPSASYTSPSMAYVPPSASLPMQWNGSTTSNGLSATQAQMNGNQQPPGSSAAASKPYYIPDNLFSDLIDLKGLSGGNKMGVPTSMGSANGGQPMIGGKK, via the exons ATGCACCcggcgggggcggtggtggcgccggcggcgggcgcgcccgcgcgggcggcgccgcgggtgGAGAAGGCGACGAGCCACCTGCTCATGGGGCCCGACTGGGCCGTCAACCTCGAAATCTGCGACATCATCAACGCCGACGTCTG GCAAACAAAGGATGTGGTAAAGGCAGTGAAGAAGCGACTACAGAACAAAGACCCAAAAGTTCAGTTCTATGCTTTGACG CTCTTGGAGACAATGATGAAGAATTGTGGTGAATATGTTCAACTTGAAGTTGCTGAGCAACATGTTCTGCAAGAAATGGTGAAAATCATCCAGAAGAAG AATGATATGTTAGTAAGGgataaaatattattacttttGGACTCCTGGCAAGAAGCATTTGGTGGACCTGGAAGTAAATACCCACAATATCACTTTGCGTATCTTGAAGTAAAG AGGATAGGTGCCGTGTTCCCAAGGCGTCCTATAGATGCACCACCGATATTTACACCCCCCGCGACACATACTTCTCAAAGCTATGGTTCACCCAGATATGAGGCAGGAAGTCTGAATGAGATAATGTCTTCCGATGTTGAGACACTAAG TTTGGGTGACCTGAATAACATTCGAAATGTGACAGAACTACTATGTGATATGGTGCATGCTTTGAATCCATCTGATCACATG GCTGTCAAAGATGAAATTATCACAGATCTTGTGAGCCAATGTCGCTCAAACCAACAAAAGCTCATGCAGTTTGTCAGCTCAACAGG GAATGAACAGTTACTGAAGCAAGGTTTGGAGATAAATGATCggctacaaaatattatttcaaaatatgacattATGGCCTCCAGTACTCATTTAGCAGTTGAAGCACCTCCGGCAGACAATGTTGAGGCTCCTAAAGAGGATCCAGCAGAAAAGCCATCTGCACCTCCTATCAGCActcttgaggaggaggaggaggaggatgagttCACTCGACTAGCACAAAG AAAAAATAAGTCTGTGATGACTAGTGATGATTCATTATCTAGCACTGGAGACCTTGCCCTTGTACCCATTGATATGGAAAGTTCAGAATCTTCATCTTCTGTTGCAAGCAATGCTTTAGTTCCTGTTGACCCAGCTCTTGTCAGTAGCAGTCCTCAAACAAAAGAGCAGGATATGATCGACCTTTTAAGCCTCACCTTGTGCAGTCCTACACATGAAGCTTCTACAGATTCTTCAACGCAGGGTCCTAATGGACCTCAGCAGCCTGCAGTTACTGATGGGCAGCACAACCCATCGGGTGTGCCACAGTATCCTTCAAACCACCAGTCGCATCCAATAAATCAGGAATATATTCCACAGAACAGAAACTATGTTGCACCTTGGGCACAAAGTGGTCAATATTATCCAGCACCACCATGGGCTGCACCTCCAAGTGTCAATTCTAATCCTTTCCAGTCAGCTACTTACCAAGAACAACCCCCACCTGTTGGTTCTGTTTCCTCAACCTATTCAGCTCCCTCAGCATCATATACTTCCCCTTCAATGGCATATGTGCCACCTTCAGCCTCATTGCCGATGCAATGGAATGGTTCTACTACAAGTAATGGACTAAGTGCAACACAAGCTCAAATGAATGGGAATCAACAACCGCCAGGTTCTTCAGCGGCAGCAAGCAAACCTTATTACATACCTGACAATTTATTCAGTGATTTGATTGACTTGAAGGGTCTCAGTGGTGGAAATAAGATGGGCGTACCCACTAGCATGGGTAGTGCAAATGGTGGTCAACCTATGATTGGTGGAAAGAAGTAG
- the LOC127760566 gene encoding amino acid transporter AVT6C-like isoform X2 yields the protein MVSKKTSIAAAAADSGAAETSLLPERYAGAGTPAAAASVLGAVFNVSTSVVGAGIMSIPAAMRVLGVAPTVALVVGVALLANAAVDFMLRYTRGPSSYAALMGDAFGRAGAALLNVFVAFNAIGTLTVYLIIIGDVMSGTTSDGKVHDGVLTEWFGQQWWTGREAVLVAAAVLLLPLVLRKRVDSLKFTSAVSILLAVVFVFINLGIAVYALFTGTAKMPRMLPDFSRLSSPFELFTAVPIVVVAFTFHFNVHPIRTELSKTSDMKAAVRISLVLCAAIYAAVGFFGFLLFGDATMADVLANFDRSSGAGVPQALNDAARLSYALHLVLVFPLLHFSLRVNVDELLFPGRRPLATDTRRFVALTAVLMAVLYALAIAIPSIWTLFEYSGSTFAVCISLIFPGAIVLRDAHGIAKTKDKALAATMIALAVITSSIAIASNVMSSISGKVEGGHAAGR from the exons ATGGTGTCCAAGAAgacctccatcgccgccgccgccgccgacagcgGGGCAGCAGAAACGTCCCTGCTGCCAGAGCGTTACGCCGGAGCGGGGACGCCAGCCGCAGCCGCGTCGGTGCTCGGCGCGGTGTTCAACGTGTCGACGAGCGTCGTGGGCGCCGGGATCATGTCGATCCCGGCGGCCATGCGGGTGCTCGGCGTGGCGCCGACGGTGGCGCTCGTGGTCGGCGTCGCGCTCCTGGCCAACGCCGCCGTGGACTTCATGCTCCGGTACACCCGCGGGCCGTCGTCGTACGCCGCGCTGATGGGCGACGCGTTCGGCCGCGCCGGGGCCGCGCTGCTCAACGTCTTCGTCGCCTTCAACGCCATCGGGACCCTCACCGTGTACCTCATCATCATCG GCGACGTGATGTCCGGCACGACGAGCGACGGGAAGGTGCACGACGGGGTGCTGACGGAGTGGTTCGGGCAGCAATGGTGGACCGGGCGGGAGGCGGTGCTGGTGGCAGCCGcggtgctcctcctccctcttgtGCTCCGGAAGCGTGTCG ATTCACTGAAGTTCACATCAGCCGTGTCCATCCTACTGGCAGTGGTGTTCGTGTTCATCAACCTGGGCATCGCGGTGTACGCCCTCTTCACCGGCACAGCGAAGATGCCGCGGATGCTGCCGGATTTCTCGCGCCTCTCCTCTCCGTTCGAGCTCTTCACCGCCGTCCCCATAGTCGTCGTCGCCTTCACCTTCCACTTCAACG TGCACCCGATCCGAACGGAGCTAAGCAAGACGTCGGACATGAAGGCGGCCGTGCGCATCTCCCTCGTGCTCTGCGCGGCCATCTACGCGGCGGTGGGGTTCTTCGGCTTCCTCCTCTTCGGCGACGCCACCATGGCGGACGTGCTCGCCAACTTCGACCGCAGCTCCGGCGCCGGGGTCCCGCAGGCGCTGAACGACGCGGCGCGCCTCAGCTACGCGCTGCACCTCGTGCTCGTCTTCCCGCTGCTCCACTTCTCGCTCCGCGTCAACGTCGACGAGCTCCTGTTCCCGGGGCGGCGGCCGCTGGCCACGGACACGCGCCGGTTCGTGGCGCTCACGGCCGTGCTCATGGCGGTGCTCTACgcgctcgccatcgccatccccaGCATCTGGACGCTCTTCGAGTACTCCGGGTCAACATTCGCCGTCTGCATCTCGTTGATCTTCCCCGGCGCCATCGTTCTCAG GGATGCTCATGGGATAGCAAAGACGAAGGACAAGGCATTGGCAGCGACGATGATCGCTCTGGCCGTGATCACGAGCAGCATCGCCATCGCCTCCAACGTCATGAGCTCCATCAGCGGCAAGGTGGAAGGAGGCCATGCCGCAGGTAGGTAG